In the Bacillota bacterium genome, one interval contains:
- a CDS encoding homocysteine S-methyltransferase family protein produces MKFEQLLKSKKVLLIDGGMGTELAVRGCEMGGISNLTHPDSVREIHREYSTAGADIIITNTFTMNRISIEAHDSLIDVQMVNRAGVKIAREAVGKDKLVFGDLGPTGQLLEPYGNFTEEQFIKNYAEQAEIFDEEEVDGLIIETMSDLREAVCALKACKKVSSLPVIVSLAFSTIDKGGRTIMGSSVTEAAKAAEQYGAAAVGANCGDIDPAGMAEIVKRYRESTKLPIIVQPNAGRPKLINGKTMFDMSPDYYAAGVVQSVLNGASLVGGCCGTTPAHIGALSKSIEKLM; encoded by the coding sequence ATGAAATTTGAGCAACTGCTGAAGAGTAAAAAAGTTTTACTTATCGACGGCGGAATGGGTACTGAACTGGCAGTCCGGGGATGTGAGATGGGTGGAATCAGCAATTTAACTCACCCTGATTCGGTCAGAGAGATCCATCGTGAATACAGTACTGCCGGAGCTGATATCATTATCACCAATACGTTTACGATGAACAGAATCAGTATAGAAGCGCATGATAGTTTAATTGATGTCCAAATGGTAAACCGGGCCGGAGTTAAAATTGCAAGAGAAGCGGTTGGTAAGGATAAGCTTGTTTTCGGTGATTTGGGACCAACCGGCCAACTACTTGAGCCTTATGGAAATTTTACAGAAGAACAATTCATCAAAAATTATGCCGAACAAGCTGAGATCTTTGATGAAGAGGAGGTTGACGGCCTGATTATTGAGACAATGAGTGATCTTAGAGAGGCAGTTTGCGCTCTTAAAGCCTGTAAAAAAGTAAGTTCCCTTCCGGTTATTGTCTCACTGGCATTTTCAACTATTGACAAAGGGGGAAGAACAATAATGGGCAGTTCTGTTACCGAAGCGGCGAAAGCTGCAGAACAGTACGGAGCTGCAGCAGTTGGCGCCAATTGTGGTGATATCGACCCGGCCGGGATGGCCGAAATTGTCAAACGCTACAGAGAATCAACAAAACTGCCGATTATTGTCCAACCCAATGCCGGAAGACCGAAATTGATCAATGGCAAGACCATGTTCGACATGAGTCCTGATTATTATGCCGCAGGAGTTGTGCAATCAGTATTGAATGGTGCTTCTCTGGTTGGTGGTTGCTGTGGAACCACCCCGGCCCATATCGGGGCTCTCAGTAAGTCTATAGAAAAGTTAATGTAG
- a CDS encoding DUF933 domain-containing protein yields the protein MQIGLVGMPGAGKTTLFNLLTNNNRPTGMGMADEVIVGSAVVPDLRIDYLSALYKPRKTTYARIEFKDIPGVKMKDSKARASRLLEEVRSTDALVQVLKVFNDNGCLTDPSISYSDLINYRAELLLADIDALEKRIDRLLNNHKAAKESILQVPIYKKLLDALENEQPVSSVKLTDVEKQILNGQAFLSEKPLFLVINLDESQLQKLNYPGKDRIETFTAQTGIPAINVSARVEMEINQLDSEDRQTFMDDLNLVESGLGKLSRLAYKRLGLISFFTVGEDEVRAWTIKEGTTAREAAGKIHSDIERGFIRAEVFHYDYLQQLGSTVKVREAGHFRLEGKDYTVSDGDIINFRFNI from the coding sequence ATGCAGATTGGTTTGGTAGGTATGCCCGGTGCGGGTAAAACGACTTTATTCAACCTTTTAACTAATAATAACCGGCCAACCGGAATGGGTATGGCTGATGAAGTTATTGTAGGCAGTGCTGTAGTTCCTGACCTGCGTATAGATTATTTAAGCGCTCTATACAAACCACGTAAAACGACATATGCCCGAATTGAGTTCAAAGATATCCCCGGGGTAAAGATGAAAGACAGTAAGGCGCGCGCCTCAAGATTGCTGGAGGAAGTGCGCAGCACCGATGCTCTCGTTCAGGTCCTCAAAGTTTTTAACGATAACGGCTGCTTGACCGATCCGTCCATTTCGTATAGTGATCTTATCAATTACCGAGCAGAATTGCTTTTGGCTGATATTGATGCTCTGGAAAAAAGAATCGACCGTCTTCTAAATAATCATAAGGCAGCTAAAGAGAGCATCCTGCAGGTTCCCATTTACAAAAAATTACTGGACGCCCTGGAAAATGAGCAGCCTGTCAGTAGTGTTAAATTGACCGATGTTGAAAAACAGATTCTAAACGGACAGGCTTTCTTAAGCGAAAAGCCTCTTTTCCTGGTGATCAACCTGGATGAAAGTCAGCTGCAAAAGTTAAATTATCCCGGCAAAGATAGAATAGAAACATTTACAGCCCAAACTGGAATACCGGCAATCAATGTCAGTGCCCGGGTCGAAATGGAAATAAACCAGCTTGATTCGGAAGATCGCCAAACGTTTATGGATGATCTAAACCTTGTTGAATCAGGGTTGGGTAAACTGTCCCGCCTTGCTTACAAACGCCTCGGCCTGATCTCATTCTTTACCGTTGGCGAAGATGAAGTAAGGGCATGGACCATTAAAGAGGGCACAACAGCAAGGGAAGCCGCCGGCAAAATCCACTCCGACATCGAGCGCGGTTTTATCAGGGCTGAAGTGTTCCACTATGACTACTTACAGCAGTTGGGCAGCACAGTTAAAGTCCGAGAAGCCGGCCATTTCCGCCTCGAAGGTAAAGACTATACTGTCTCCGACGGAGACATCATCAACTTCCGTTTCAACATCTAA
- a CDS encoding AMP-binding protein, producing the protein MENIKTEITDSLLPRISHVARGHNGITFVGSAAGGEKPVNISWAELYEEAQAMAAALQKQGIVTGDHVAILGLTNRPLIIAIQAIWLAGGCVIVLPIPMRMSSLNEFVSQTRASVAYCDAKALLLDPALGAMYEPQAGDPPVMLIDDLLQASTGLKPLDYSKVEPDPDALAILQFTSGSTSEPKGVMLPHRAICANVDAMDKVVDLDLINDVMVSWLPLYHDMGLIGILTTAMIKGCSLVLAAPQDFLSGPADWMCWLSDYRGTITAGPNFSYILATRALRRLSDSGVFLDLSHIRLALNGAEPVDPDSVENFVAAAKRHGFRPGAEFCAFGMAEVTIAGTFPPVMRGMVCDPVDRKMLEDERIANPSDPNLPTTRRLPLLGSPVPGLEMRICDPDSGKILTEREIGELQIKGASLTSGYYKRPDLTEKLLADGWLHTGDLGYFVSGPGGGPPELVICGRLKDIIIVAGRNIYPEDIERAAGAIEGVRAGNVIAFGIDSSKGKESIVVVAEIKNNTDEIKKNIRYRVLSVCGVSLKEICLVKTGTLPKTSSGKLQRSLCRKQYKEGKLTLA; encoded by the coding sequence ATGGAAAATATTAAAACTGAAATTACTGACAGCCTTCTACCAAGAATAAGCCATGTCGCACGTGGCCACAACGGGATAACATTTGTCGGTTCAGCTGCCGGAGGTGAAAAACCGGTAAACATCAGCTGGGCTGAACTGTATGAGGAAGCCCAGGCAATGGCCGCAGCGCTACAAAAACAAGGCATTGTAACGGGCGATCATGTCGCTATTCTCGGTTTAACCAATCGACCGTTGATTATTGCAATTCAGGCAATCTGGCTGGCGGGTGGTTGTGTTATTGTATTACCCATACCGATGCGAATGAGCTCGTTAAACGAATTTGTTAGTCAGACAAGGGCATCAGTTGCCTATTGTGACGCAAAAGCATTATTACTGGATCCTGCTCTCGGAGCAATGTATGAGCCACAAGCCGGTGATCCCCCTGTAATGCTGATCGACGATCTTTTGCAGGCTTCAACCGGTCTAAAACCGCTTGATTACAGTAAAGTTGAACCTGATCCGGATGCACTTGCAATACTGCAGTTTACCTCCGGATCAACTTCAGAACCAAAAGGAGTGATGCTCCCCCACCGGGCAATCTGTGCCAATGTCGATGCCATGGATAAAGTGGTTGACCTGGACCTGATAAATGATGTAATGGTTTCCTGGCTGCCCCTGTATCATGATATGGGTTTGATCGGCATCCTTACCACGGCAATGATCAAGGGTTGTTCACTTGTTCTTGCCGCACCCCAGGATTTTCTCTCCGGCCCTGCGGACTGGATGTGCTGGCTTAGCGACTACAGGGGAACAATCACTGCCGGCCCCAACTTTTCTTATATTTTAGCCACCCGGGCTTTGAGGCGATTGAGCGATAGTGGAGTTTTTCTGGACTTAAGCCATATCCGCCTTGCATTAAACGGAGCCGAACCGGTAGATCCCGACTCGGTTGAAAATTTTGTTGCAGCTGCTAAAAGACATGGGTTTCGTCCGGGAGCTGAGTTCTGCGCCTTCGGCATGGCAGAAGTGACCATTGCCGGCACCTTTCCCCCGGTTATGCGCGGCATGGTTTGCGACCCGGTAGACAGAAAAATGCTTGAAGATGAAAGAATCGCCAACCCCTCTGATCCAAATTTACCGACAACCCGACGGTTGCCTCTCCTCGGCTCTCCTGTTCCCGGACTTGAAATGAGAATCTGCGATCCGGATTCAGGTAAGATTTTGACAGAACGTGAAATCGGCGAACTACAAATAAAGGGTGCATCATTAACTTCCGGCTATTACAAACGACCGGATCTTACAGAAAAATTGCTGGCCGATGGATGGCTGCACACCGGTGATCTCGGCTATTTCGTTTCCGGACCCGGCGGAGGTCCCCCGGAATTGGTTATATGCGGACGTCTCAAAGATATTATCATCGTCGCCGGCCGCAATATTTATCCCGAAGATATCGAAAGGGCTGCCGGAGCAATTGAAGGAGTCAGGGCAGGTAATGTCATCGCTTTTGGCATTGACAGCAGCAAGGGGAAGGAATCTATAGTAGTTGTTGCCGAAATTAAGAATAACACAGATGAAATCAAAAAAAATATCCGTTACAGGGTTTTGAGTGTTTGCGGAGTTTCGCTAAAAGAAATTTGCCTTGTAAAAACCGGAACTCTGCCGAAAACAAGTTCAGGTAAACTTCAACGGTCTCTATGCCGTAAACAGTATAAAGAGGGAAAACTAACATTGGCTTAA
- a CDS encoding peptidylprolyl isomerase → MPDKKPLATIEMENGNQIMIELDPENAPNTVRNFIHLAQSNFFDGLTFHRVIPGFMIQGGCPRGKGTGGPGYNIKGEFAANGFNNSLKHTRGMVSMARAQHNDSAGCQFFITVADAGHLDGQYATFGRVMEGMDTADQIAAVDRDSFDKPNIEQKIKSITVETYGVAYQPPEKV, encoded by the coding sequence ATGCCGGATAAAAAACCACTGGCAACTATTGAAATGGAAAACGGAAATCAGATCATGATTGAGCTTGATCCTGAGAATGCTCCGAATACGGTAAGAAATTTTATTCATCTTGCCCAAAGCAACTTTTTTGACGGGTTAACTTTTCACCGGGTTATTCCCGGATTTATGATCCAGGGAGGCTGCCCCAGGGGGAAAGGGACAGGGGGGCCGGGATATAACATCAAGGGCGAGTTTGCAGCCAATGGTTTTAACAACAGCCTTAAACATACTCGCGGAATGGTCTCAATGGCCCGCGCCCAGCATAACGATTCCGCCGGATGCCAGTTTTTCATTACCGTTGCTGATGCAGGACACCTTGACGGTCAGTATGCCACTTTCGGCCGCGTAATGGAGGGTATGGACACTGCAGATCAAATCGCAGCTGTCGATCGTGACAGCTTCGATAAACCGAATATTGAGCAAAAAATAAAATCAATAACCGTCGAAACTTACGGGGTTGCCTACCAGCCCCCCGAAAAGGTTTAA